tacAACTAGTCGTGAATGTGGTTCTTGGTCCGTTACAGTTAAGTACTATGAATTTACTGATGTCTTTGGAACAATAAGTTGTCGATGTATCTGCAAGGGGCTCCAATTCACTTTAAACTGTTGATAATGGAATTATTGTGATTGCTAACACTACAGAGATTAAATAGAAATTAAGAAAAAGGTTAAAGGTATACCAATCGATAATTAAGTACTGTTTAATGAAAGTAGGTGATTGACGTAGAAATTTAATATGACAAAGAGTTGTTACCTACAAAAGACAACTCCATTCTTATCATTTTCCCCGTActtttgttttatgatttgtcctTACTCCACCTCAGTCAACAGTGAACTTCACAGTTGGTGCTTATCTTAAAATCTGTTCCTACTTATTTACATAAGAGTGCCGAAAAATGATAAGTAATCCCTGATTAattgatttttagatttttgttttcaatgTCTAAATTCAGCTACAGTGTTGGATGACTTTTGAGAACATGGGAAAACTCTCTTCCAACAAAATATCATAACAATACCATAAACTGACATAACAATACGTACCTTACTTTCCTAAATTGCTTTCAAGCTTCTGGGGACAAAAATATTAGAAACTAAATCAGCAACAATTAAACGGActtctaaaactttttttttgtttttttttgtttctgacttCTGTAATTAGATTCTGCTTTTGGAATCTAAACGGACAAACACCCTTTGAATAATATTAGGGATTAGAAGAATAGATCATTAGTGATTTGATTAGAGATGCAAGATGGCAACATGCAATATATACATCCTTCATGAATAGGGACGGAGCCAAAAGTATTTTTCAGGAGAGACTAATTAAGCAAAACATAAATTTAAGGGGGCTAACTAACAatattttcttctaaataacagaAGTTCCTAAGGATTTATAATGAATTAATGAGAAACAGGGGAGGCGGGAGCCACCATCGAACTACACTGAGCTCCGTCCATGAAAGGCCTGATTCGACAGTTTAGGATTTGCCATACTAATAACGAAAACTACCCTGCTAACTACAATCTTCTTATACTTTTCGTATTTTAAATGTCCAAGATGAAAAGTGATCGGTGGTTGTGACTGCATCATCAAAACATCTAGTCAATCACAACATTTACTCACATGGGTTGTTTATCTAAGAACCTAAAACTAGATTTTGTATACATTTCGAGTATGATACGAAATAAAACGTCAGTGGATTTTTTATTCACTTTTTAATATAGAAAAACTTAGGCTTTAGAAAACGAACTAAGAGAAGTCAAAAAGGAGTTAGTGGCCAAAGAGGAGCCACTACTCGCGCTATTAGAGTTCTTACAAAACATAGCCAAATCAAAAGAATCCAAATTTTGAAACCTATGGATTGCTTTAAGACTTGTTAAGacacaagaaataaaatataGACTCTGATCATTTTCATAATCTTCTTCCCTTCTAATTCGTTCATGGTAGCTTAGATGAAATCGTCCTTGACTGCAGTATGGTAAAGCATGTTGAAACGAACTAAGATTTCTATGGATTCAGCTTATTTTTATTATGCTGGTGTGCTGACATTCCTTAACCCCAAGCAAATGCTAGATCATCTCCTCCTGTTGCTCTTCCTTCTCCATAGTATCTTGAATATCCTCTAGTCTcaatgatgtttccttcaaaatCAAGAGTTGTAAGTGCAGTGATGTAGTTCAGATTTTCTAGATCCTGTAAAGTGCAGATTTCAATAGTTACACCAAAATCTCTTCAACTGTAAGAATCCAGAGAGAATTAGTTTGTGAGATCCTCATTGCTTAACCCATTGTCTTCATATATTGAATAAGGGGTTTAAGAATGTGGTTTTGATTATGGTGTATTCTGTTATGGTTGCATAAATGCTGGTTGATTCTAGTGGTGGTTTGTCTGGCATGCGGCTGAATGTGACTAAAAATAAAGTCACGCCTAGCTTTCTAGATGTACCAGCAAGTAGTTGCATAAATATTGCAGCTAGAATTTATAGTTCCAGGACAGAACCAAGAGTTTAGCCAATCCATGAAGTTTGTGTTATGATCAAACTTCCCACGATTTGGGCCAAGCAGGAGGTTCCAAACTCAGTTAGCAACAGGGAAGTTTAACATCATATGTGCCAAGGTTTCCTTCCCGGTATTGCACAACTGGCATATTGGATTTCCCGACAGGATCAATGTAGTTTAGAATGCTAGCAGTTTTAGCATTTATGGGGAGAATCTCATGAGCACATCTCCAGATGAAGATCTGGATAACTGGAACAATATCCATTTTTCATAAGGCTTTCTAATTACTGGTTTGAGTATCATTGTTGTATAATCTATCCATGTTGTCTTCGTAGAGAGATTTTACAGTAAACTTTCTGGAATCGGAAAGATTCCACGCTATTCTGTCCTTCTCTCCGAGTGGATGGATGTTTCCAGAATGGCTTGAGCAGTAGAAGTGTTGAGACAAGAATCTATCAGGGTAACATTCTATTAACCACTTGGGAGGATGAGATGTTCAACACAGGTTTTGGGGGTGATATTAGTATTGGTTGGAATCCAAATGTTCAAACCCCGGTATCCAAATGTCACCGGATTATCTTCAAAAAGATATGCACAAAATCGGTAGTTACGGTAGATAGTCGGTCAAGAAAACCACCAAGTCGTGTAAGTTCCGAGGGAAGAAAAGGTGGACAAATGAGTGACACAGTACCAGGAGGCTACCAGCTCAGCTGGCCCCACTGACGTAAGTAGGTGGAATTATGGATTCGGTTCTGAATTTGGTAATTCAGTATTCCAGGATAAAACAGTACTTTCCGAATCTGTTTATTATTTGATTCCATTCCCGTTTACCCAATTCCAAAAAATTCCACTTCTGAGAAGAATTTTAGGAAAAAAGAAGAGCGAGAGAAATAAATTATGTAAACCAAAGTATCTGTTTTGATTCTATGTATTCCccttttcaaaccctaattctgggtttcattcttctttttcttcctcagATCAATTACAGATTCAGGTAATTATTATTTATCTTCTTCTCCAATTCGTTATTTTTAGCTGTTTGACTTGCAGAAGTAGCTATTGACGTTTCTTTTTTACTCTTTTTGGTGTAAATTGTGTAGATTTTGATTGAAATTTCGTTGTTTTGGTGAAATTTTTGTTAAATTTGATTTGTGTTGAGTTGTTTTGGTGATGGGAATTATTGGTTTGGGGGTAGGTGTAAGATaagatattagggttttcaatctgaTTCTCTTGTTGCTTAATTTGAAATTATATGTTGGATTTAGAGtaaaatttgatgtttttgattctgAATTCTGGTGAGTGAGTCATGTTTTAGACAGGGACTGATTCAggaaaaagatgaacttggaagaGAATTTGTCTAATTTTGAGTACATGATTGATGGGAATGAGAGTGGTGTGTGGTGGTTGTGAGTTTAGGTGGTATCTTATCGAAGCCGCCCTAGTTAGGTGTCGTGTCGGTAGTGTTTTATACTTGATATTATCTCAAGCTCAGTTTGGTTTGGTCATCAAATGTTTTACTAGAAAATGGTGTTCGGATTTGATGTTTTTACTGTGCATAGCTGATTTAATGATAATCGCAGCTAGTGAGCTCTGAAGATTTTACAGACATTGATTCCTTAAAGTTGCTTTACTCTGTCTCTACTTATTGGTTTCAGCTGCTCCTTTTAGTAAATTGTAAATGTACTGTTTTGTTTTTcacaggtaatgcatcgaatggaTTAGTTTATTCGCACCTGAATAACTCTAGTGTTCTGACAATTTACATAAGCAGAGGGTTGTTATGGGGCAATTTTTTAGTATAGCCTCGACCAAGGTTGGGTCGACAGAGGGCAATGAGGTTCCAGGATGTGAAATGTGCAAGAGGCAGAGGATGTCTTCGTTCACTGATGGGGAGAATCCAAGACTGATTCCTACTCTCCCTGATGAAATTTCTATTCAGATTCTTGCTAGATTACCAAGAATTTATTATTTGAAGGGAAAAGCAGTGTCAAGAAGCTGGAGAAGTGCTATCATGAGTTCTGAACTCTATGATTTGAGAAAAGAATTTGGGAAAACGGAAGAATGGCTGTATATACTGActaaggttgaagatgataagcTCTCATGGCATGCTTTTGATCCTTGGTCCCAAGCCTGGCAGAGGTTGCCCCCAATGCCTGATATTGCTTACGGCGAGGAGGACAAGAGAGTCTTCTCTGGGCTTGCAGATGTTCTTAGATCCTGGTTAGGGCGAAGATGCCCGTTAGATCGATTGCCATTCTGTGGTTGTGCCATTGGGGCTGTTGATGGCTGCCTCTATGTCTTAGGTGGATTCTCGAAGGCCTCAGCTGTGAAATGTGTTTGGCGTTTTGATCCTATTTTGAATAGTTGGAGCGAAGTGGAATCTATGTCTGTAGGTAGGGCATATTGTAAGACGGGTATATTGAACAACAAACTATTTGTTGTAGGAGGCGTTAGTAGGGGTCGAGGTGGTTTGACTCCTCTTCAATCTGCTGAGGTTTTAGATCCTTGTACAGGAATATGGTCAGAAGTACCAAGCATGCCGTTTTCAAGAGCTCAGATGTTACCTACTGCATTCTTAGCTGACATGCTAAAACCCATTGCAACAGGAATGACTTCATATCGAGGGAAATTATGTGTTCCCCAAAGTCTCTACTCGTGGCCCTTTTTCGTCGACGTTGGGGGCGAGGTTTACGATCCTTCGACAAATTCGTGGTCGGAAATGCCTAGTGGTATGGGAGAAGGTTGGCCTGCTAGGCAGGCTGGCACGAAACTTAGTGTCGTGGTAGATGGAGAACTATATGCTTTGGATCCATCTACTTCACTAGATAGTGGTAAAATCAAGATCTATGATCATCAAGAGGATGTTTGGAAGGTTGTTATCGGCAAGGTCCCTATTCAGGATTTCACTGATTCTGAATCTCCATACCTACTTGCTGGTTTTCTTGGAAAGCTTCATGTTATCACTAAAGATGCCAGTCACGACATTGTAATAATGCAGGCCGACCCTAATCACCAGCTTGATTCTGTCAGCTCACAATCTTCAACTAGCTCCTCGTCGTCCTCCCAAGATCAACCGGAATCATCAGAAGAAGTAGAACCTGATGTTTGGAGGATCATATGTAGTAGGAATTTTGGGTCTGCCGAACTAGTTAGCTGTCAGGTTCTTGATATATAACACGTAGTTCCAGTCAATATCAAGTCTCTCCAGTATCTATTTTGGGAATCAAATTATTGCATCCATTTGCCTTTCTTCAGGATAGTACCCTTATAAAATAGTACCCAGTCGTAAGACGTATAGTGTGCAGCTAGTATGAAATTTTGGTGAGCTAGACTCTTGGTGCCGAGGATATATTGAAGTATGATAGGATATTGGTCAATCACTTACCGTTTCTGCAGCTCTAAAAGGTATTATGTAAGTTGTTTTAAATGTATCTTGTGTTTATCATCTATCTTGATAAAATATCACAGTTTATATTGGTTTTGTTTGATTGCCGTTGTAAGTCTTTTATTTATTCCTGTTTGTTCTTTCTCATGTATGTAACCAATAAAATCTCAATATGAATAAATCCCAAAATATATTTTGCCCGTTTCTCATAAAAATAGCAATGTTACACGAATTGTGTTTATGATATCTTGTTTTCTTACAGCCTTGTTTGTCATATTAAGATTCTAACAAGTTTTCCTTTGTAGCTTGTTTCCAGTGTAGGCTCCAAAACTCAGGTGGGTTAAAAGTGATAAAATTCACATTGCAGAAGCAACAGATGAACATGCAGGTTTATTACCACAGCATGACACCTTCTATCTCTTTGTTTTAGAAGCTTATTAATGGTAGGGTCCTCGTAATAACATTTCATTAGTGAAAGATGAGAAGGCATAATGTATCTGTGGTGTTCGAGTACTTCTTATTATTATGCTTCATCTTTTCTGTTTATTCTGATGCAAGTGCAAGCACCACTACTAACACCCTTCCTTTCTTCTTAATCATATCTTTCAGTATCTCTTTTGTTATTATATATCTTTCTTTCTTCCCATTTTTCCTATTCTGATTGCAGAAAGCTTTCCTGCGGAACTCCTGGTAATAAGAATTTTAGAACAATCATCATTCCTTTAACCTAAATTTGGGTATCTGCTTTTTATCAGTACTTGAAAGGAGGGGATCCAACTAAACCCCTCTTCTTTTCAACCTCATTATTACAAGCACTACTTTTCTTTGTTCTCGACGTCATCCTAGGTTCCATTTATCTCCCTTTGCATCTTTAAAATGTATAGAACAGCCGTGAAGAATGCATGATCTTCAGGGTTGAAAAACACTTTAGTCAAAAACTGCTAAGAATGCATGTTCCAGACACTTTAGTCAAACGAAACTGCTTGCAGGTAACCTGGTAACTTCAGTTTTCCTTGTCCGAGACTGACAGAGTGTTGGTAGGCTCTCGAACTGCAGCCGCCTATGCTTGATTTTGGCCGTCTGTATATTTTTTTATGTCTGGGTAGTCTGGTAGGTGAAAATCCTAAAGTAAAATGGCGGTGGCCTGCTATTAAAAATTCATTAAATTTGGCTAATAATGCTTACTCATTGGGTGTAATTGGCCAACTACTAATGATGGATTAGAGGATTTGGTTGAATTGCTTATTCACCGCTAATATGGGATTAGTGGTATTGATGGTAACAAATCCCGATTACAATCAGCAAGCACTCTAGTCTGGTCACAGACGCTTCTTTGGCAGAGTCATCATATGTCATGCAACTTGAATTCGAAATTCTCAAAGTCTACCTACTAGTCTAAAATAACAGTAGAAAATACCGGTTagttgttagatattttcaatattgtttgccGCTACGAAGGGGGGGGAATTTTCTGGTTTTAAAATTCAAAACCTAATTCGGTTTCCAAAATTTTCTACAGTCGCGTCTCTTCCTATTAATGGATGACGACCTTTGATAGTGTCTTTTGAAGATGAAACGACATCTCTAAAAGGCATGAAACCCTCTATAAATAGCGAAGGATTCTTCCCATtacaatcaaaaaataaaaaaactctttctctctaagcatcttcAGAAACAAATACAGTGTGTtattggttgggtcaagggagtacaacctttgaatccaacaacgttgttagggcttcattgtatcctgacaGCAATATTTCGCTAAccgattgtactcgccaatttattgggaagggtcgaaataattgctgaaaagaatcgcaaggccttgaagctccagtgatacaacattcttttcgttCTCTGGTTTTCATCCTATGTTACCCTGATTTTCCATCATAGTTCCCTATGTTTATCGGTTCTTAGTTTCCGCTAATTGATGTAGACATCATAGGCTTTCGGATTGGACACTTGCTTTCGGTACCTTCACTTCATTTCATGATGGAGCCAGGTACTAACAAGTAGTGAGCAGTTGCGCCGTCTTGCTAAGACTTAGTCTTATGGGTTTAGATTGGAGGTGGTAAATTAGCATTTAAGTGttgtaattcaaaaaaaaaagtgtgacaAAAAGGTTAGCACTAGTTTTTTCTCCGGCCAGTTGCTAGATAGTTACGCAGAATGATTCAGCGTTTGAAAAACCACCTTTTCGCGGAATGGTTCAACACTGAGAGATTTAtttttgatctgacggctgagatggGCGCTGAATGATTCAACGCTGGGCTGACGTGGACagctagattagcactcccataaaACTTAGGAGATAGTCCGCTAATCTAACTGGTAGACTAGCACCCCATAAGACTTAGTCCAACCGGCTCCCTTAGCCCCTTCTACTGGACTTTAGCAAACTACTCCAACTTACCAGTTGGCTCCCTGTTTATCGGATAATAACATAACAGTGTCCTGGGATGGCATGACACGTGGCAATTCAGATGTGTGGGTCCCACAAGAGGGAGCTGGtagattttttttcatttggaAAAGGAAAAGGCTCGAAGCTGTTACATTCCCCCGCTATCTTCCCCACTTCTTTCCATCATTAGGTGGCATTGATCTTATCCCTTAAACTTTTGGATTGGAGTTAGCAGGGAGCCTTTTGTGTGGCTATCTACATGACACCTCATGGTGAACAGGGGCGGGAGACACGGGCGGGGGAAGACTAGCATTTTCGGAAAAGTCTGGATGTAGGCAGTATTCCTGAGTAAAAAAAGGTGTCatatttctgtttcattttctgTTTCATTTTCTGTTACAGAGTGTGTGAAAGAAACTTAACAAACTTGGCATTTGGGTTAATCTTTTACTTTTTCAGTACACACAGAGCAATAAAAGGGGGGGTTGTACTAGAGACACACTATTAAAGGTGAAGGTGTGTGAAAAGTTGAAGACTCCACCAacaaagatttttattttaatttatttttatctcCCTATAATTTATTGCAGAAATCTCAgatgtgttttttcttttaaagaggAAACAAATCCATTAATGGCTTCTTAAATTTTTCAGTCCagaatcaaataaatctttttccTGCCTGAATTTCATTTATTGTTGTTATATCCATCTGAGGAAAGTCAGATATTGGGTTTTtgtgttctgctgctgctgacttttctgatttgggaaaagATCTCAACAATTTAGTGATGGGTTCAttgattaatcatgaattctaatgtgggtttttgtttttagtcaaaattaagagagaattttttttttttatatttggggtGAAGATCTTGTTTAGGAAGGAGGAGAAGAGGGGTATGATAAAATGGGTGGAGAAGAATTAATTGAGTTGAAATTTAGACTTGCTGATGGAAGTGATATTGGTCCAAATAAATATAATCCAACTACAACTGTTGGATCTTTGAAAGAAATCATTATTTCTCAATGGCCTCAAGGTTGTATTCTCTGCCcccttttttttctatttttgtttagtTTCCTTTTTGCTTTGATTGAATTGGAATTTTTGTGGTTTTTAGTATTGAAATATTTCATGTTCTATGTCTGTAGTTGATGGTTTGTGATAAACTCTTTAGATTGATTGTGTTGCAAGTGTAGGTTATCATCCTTTTATGGTCAAAAGATGCTGTGTTTGATTGGAACTGCTGAATAACATTTTCATTTGTTGCTCTAATGACTGCATGATGCTTAGAAAGTCAAAATTTCGCCGAGGGCGAAATGGTTTTTCTGATAGCTAGCTTGTTTATTTGTGGTGTTTATATGATCAAACTGAGGAGTTCAACCCATTTTGGTAGTTATCTTTTAGCAATTAGCTTCAATTTCATGAGCTTTTGTTGGTGTCGACTGAGGTCCCTTGCTGAATTGATATGTGCATGAGTTTTAGTAATAAAACCCAACTTACCAGAATCAGTTGTTGATTCCAAATCAGTGTgcagaaattggagaaatctAGTTTCTTCTCATCAATCATCAGCTTAATCATCATGATTCTGGTAAGTTGGGTTTTATTACTAAAACTCATGCACATACGAGCCTAGTATTGAAACATTCATGTTCTATGTTTGTAATTGATGGTTGTTATGAGGTCTTTAAATTGATTGTGCTATCAGTGTAGATTATTATCCTTTGATGTTTAAAGATACTGTGCTTGATTGGAGCTCTATTGACTGCTTAATGTTTAGAAAGTCCAAATTTCGCCAAGGGCGAAATGGTTTTTCTGTTAGCTAGCTTGTTTATTTGTGGTGTTTATATGATTCTTACTGAGGAGTTTAACCCATTTTTGTAGTTATCTTTTAGCAAATAGCTTCAGTTTCATGAGCTTTTGTTGGTGTCGACTGAGGTCCCCTGCCGTATTCCGTAATTGGACTAGAAAATTGTAAATCATCATATTCTGCGGTTTGATGTCTGTTTACGATTGTCCTGGTTGCACAATTACTGCTGAACTGGTTACGACTAGTGTTGTTCATGATGTTATCATTTCTTTTGTtcttgttgtgtttaatttgtgcTTACTTGGTgttctatttcattttctctttattttgttACTAAAGCTGTTTTCGCGTTGTAGGTAAACAAAATGGTCCAAAGGCCGTAAGTGATGTGAAGCTGATAAACGCAGGAAGAATATTGGAGAACAACAAAACCCTCACCGAGTCTAGGGTACCAGTTGGTGAGATGCCAGGAGGAACCATAACTATGCATGTAGTTGTTCAACATCCAATGGTAGACAAGAAAAGTGGTAATTTCTTAGAACCATATAAAGCCTTGATATGTTTTCTGTATACGTATGAGTCTTGATTCTtgcaaacacaaattgattgtttTAACAAAATTTAACCGCATCAGTAGTTTTAGGTGAGTTGGAATCTTCAGATAAGTACACTTTGCACTGAGCAAGAGATTCTCAACTGTGAGCGTCTTGATTCTTGCAATAGGTAATCCTGTGAGTGTTTTGATTCTTGCAAACACAAATGGTTTGTTTTAGCAAAATTTAGCTGCATCAGTAGTTTCTGGTGAGTTGGCATGTGCGGGGGGAGGAGCACATTCTGCACTGAGCAAGAGGTTCTCAACTATGTC
This is a stretch of genomic DNA from Papaver somniferum cultivar HN1 chromosome 1, ASM357369v1, whole genome shotgun sequence. It encodes these proteins:
- the LOC113281799 gene encoding F-box/kelch-repeat protein At1g22040-like; this translates as MGQFFSIASTKVGSTEGNEVPGCEMCKRQRMSSFTDGENPRLIPTLPDEISIQILARLPRIYYLKGKAVSRSWRSAIMSSELYDLRKEFGKTEEWLYILTKVEDDKLSWHAFDPWSQAWQRLPPMPDIAYGEEDKRVFSGLADVLRSWLGRRCPLDRLPFCGCAIGAVDGCLYVLGGFSKASAVKCVWRFDPILNSWSEVESMSVGRAYCKTGILNNKLFVVGGVSRGRGGLTPLQSAEVLDPCTGIWSEVPSMPFSRAQMLPTAFLADMLKPIATGMTSYRGKLCVPQSLYSWPFFVDVGGEVYDPSTNSWSEMPSGMGEGWPARQAGTKLSVVVDGELYALDPSTSLDSGKIKIYDHQEDVWKVVIGKVPIQDFTDSESPYLLAGFLGKLHVITKDASHDIVIMQADPNHQLDSVSSQSSTSSSSSSQDQPESSEEVEPDVWRIICSRNFGSAELVSCQVLDI
- the LOC113281806 gene encoding membrane-anchored ubiquitin-fold protein 3-like, with translation MGGEELIELKFRLADGSDIGPNKYNPTTTVGSLKEIIISQWPQGKQNGPKAVSDVKLINAGRILENNKTLTESRVPVGEMPGGTITMHVVVQHPMVDKKSEKQLADAANNRCSCSIL